One part of the Lotus japonicus ecotype B-129 chromosome 2, LjGifu_v1.2 genome encodes these proteins:
- the LOC130737173 gene encoding uncharacterized protein LOC130737173, translating to MASTTTQKEEQVSLKLVVKKETDKVLFAEAGKDFIDILFSFLTLPLGTIARLVQKDSTTGAVTLGCLNSLYRSVKDLDQHFLTVKPNTDDDIWPKMYFICAKASENGTVACNQFSAFENQRCSCGNLLNHPVFMTHFCGGFVKGDVSFLIMDDLTILPANSIEQTSFGLLQSLGIKSTSSIKEMAVDVTKEKILDLLKCSLFSNSTLTDLFLRKEPLLEMPRFFPCDNQHDTSTIAIKVKLVIRKSDGKILYAHGEKDFADFLLSLLTFPLGAVVHLLEGNCSVGNLDGLYNGIVNLSANYLMPYVKRRIFHPHIAPLLNLRKQIPAPTSEAPRYGCYYQRSSFKESFLHDEYYVTEDLVGTGTYVELSLVNPGLYEGCVKDVTTYIATDELLVTPVSPISAISLIDSLGVPMSDLKEMAVTIGVKECLSILKASLTSKSALTNGLSNVDDQIICCEPTRPLKS from the exons ATGGCTTCTACCACAACTCAAAAAGAGGAACAGGTATCCCTTAAACTCGTGGTTAAAAAAGAGACCGATAAAGTATTGTTTGCTGAAGCAGGGAAGGACTTCATAGACATTCTCTTCAGCTTCTTAACCTTACCTTTAGGAACCATTGCAAGACTAGTGCAGAAGGACTCAACCACGGGTGCAGTTACTCTTGGTTGTCTCAATTCACTTTATCGAAGTGTTAAGGATCTTGATCAACATTTTCT GACTGTGAAACCGAACACCGACGATGACATTTGGCCCAaaatgtacttcatttgtgctaAGGCTTCTGAAAATGGTACTGTTGCATGCAACCAGTTTAGTGCTTTTGAGAATCAGAGATGCTCTTGTGGGAATCTTTTGAACCATCCAGTTTTCATGACACATTTTTGTGGAGGGTTTGTTAAAGGTGATGTGAGTTTCTTAATCATGGACGATTTGACTATCTTGCCTGCAAACTCTATTGAACAAACTAGTTTTGGACTGCTACAAAGCTTAGGAATCAAAAGCACTAGCTCAATAAAGGAAATGGCTGTGGATGTCACAAAGGAAAAG aTTCTGGATCTTCTAAAGTGTTCTCTGTTCTCTAACTCAACACTGACAGATTTGTTCTTAAGGAAGGAACCATTACTCGAAATGCCAAGATTTTTTCCTTGTGATAATCAACATGATACTAGTACTATTGCAATAAAAGTGAAGCTAGTAATAAGAAAATCAGATGGCAAGATATTGTATGCTCATGGAGAAAAAGATTTTGCTGACTTCTTACTTAGTTTACTCACCTTCCCTTTGGGAGCAGTGGTTCATCTTTTGGAAGGAAATTGTTCAGTTGGAAACCTTGATGGATTGTACAATGGTATAGTTAATTTAAGTGCAAACTATTTGATGCCATATGTAAAGAGGAGGATTTTTCATCCTCACATTGCCCCGCTTCTCAACTTAAGAAAGCAGATACCCGCGCCAACTTCCGAGGCACCACGATATGGTTGTTATTATCAACGCAGTAGCTTCAAAGAAAGTTTTCTTCATGATGAATATTATGTGACTGAGGATCTTGTGGGTACTGGTACTTATGTTGAATTGTCTTTGGTGAATCCCGGTTTATATGAAGGATGTGTCAAAGATGTAACAACATACATTGCTACAGATGAATTGCTGGTAACACCAGTTTCTCCAATTTCAGCTATATCTTTGATTGACAGTCTAGGAGTTCCTATGAGTGACCTTAAGGAAATGGCTGTCACCATTGGTGTCAAAGAG TGTCTAAGCATCTTGAAAGCTTCTTTGACCTCAAAATCTGCTCTTACTAATGGTCTCT CTAATGTGGATGACCAGATTATTTGTTGTGAGCCAACTAGGCCTCTTAAatcttaa
- the LOC130740467 gene encoding mitogen-activated protein kinase homolog NTF6 — translation METNGAESENVKPVENNGAAESENVKQKGVPIDGGKYVQYNILGNLFEVYANYTPPLQPVGRGAYGIVCCATNSETKEAVAIKKIGNAFDNRIDAKRTLREIKLLCHMDHDNVIKIKDIIRPPDRENFNDVYIVYELMDTDLHQIIQSNQSLTDEHCQYFLYQLLRGLKYVHSANVLHRDLKPSNLLLNANCDLKICDFGLARTTSETDLMTEYVVTRWYRAPELLLNCSEYTAAIDIWSVGCILMEIVRREPLFPGKDYVQQLALITELLGSPSDSDLGFLRSDSAKKYVKQLPYVEKQSFAQRFPDMSPLATDLAEKMLVFDPAKRITVEEALNHPYMSSLHEINEEPSCPAPFVFDFEQANLNEEDIKELIWKESLNFSQDQVQE, via the exons atggaaaCCAACGGCGCCGAATCTGAGAACGTGAAACCGGTGGAAAACAACGGCGCCGCCGAATCGGAGAACGTCAAGCAGAAAGGAGTTCCGATCGACGGAGGAAAGTACGTCCAGTACAACATCTTGGGAAACCTCTTCGAAGTCTATGCTAACTACACTCCTCCTCTTCAACCCGTTGGTCGCGGCGCATACGGCATCGTTTG CTGTGCTACGAATTCGGAGACCAAAGAAGCGGTTGCGATTAAGAAGATTGGGAATGCGTTTGATAATAGGATTGATGCTAAGAGGACTCTCAGAGAAATCAAGCTTCTCTGTCATATGGATCATGATAAT GTTATTAAGATTAAGGATATAATTCGGCCGCCGGATAGGGAGAATTTTAATGATGTGTATATTGTGTATGAGTTGATGGATACTGACTTGCATCAGATTATTCAATCTAACCAGTCTCTCACTGATGAGCACTGTCAG TATTTTCTTTATCAACTCTTAAGAGGATTGAAGTACGTCCACTCTGCAAATGTTTTGCACCGAGACCTAAAACCAAGCAATTTACTTCTCAATGCAAACTGTGATCTCAAAATATGTGACTTTGGGCTTGCCAGAACAACCTCTGAGACAGACCTTATGACCGAGTATGTTGTGACTCGTTGGTACAGAGCCCCTGAGTTGCTACTAAATTGTTCAGAATATACTGCAGCTATTGATATATGGTCTGTGGGCTGCATTTTGATGGAGATAGTTAGAAGGGAGCCTTTGTTTCCTGGTAAAGATTACGTTCAGCAGTTGGCGCTTATAACTGAG TTATTAGGTTCACCAAGTGACTCAGATCTTGGATTCCTCAGAAGTGACAGTGCAAAAAAGTATGTTAAGCAGCTCCCATATGTAGAAAAGCAGTCCTTTGCACAGCGATTCCCTGATATGTCCCCATTGGCAACTGATCTTGCTGAGAAAATGTTGGTTTTCGATCCCGCCAAACGGATAACTG TCGAGGAAGCGCTGAATCACCCCTATATGTCAAGTCTTCATGAGATCAATGAGGAACCGAGTTGCCCAGCTCCTTTCGTCTTTGATTTTGAACAGGcaaatttgaatgaagaagataTAAAGGAGCTCATATGGAAAGAGTctctgaacttcagccaggatCAGGTTCAGGAATAG
- the LOC130740468 gene encoding LOW QUALITY PROTEIN: two-component response regulator-like APRR3 (The sequence of the model RefSeq protein was modified relative to this genomic sequence to represent the inferred CDS: inserted 1 base in 1 codon), with the protein MGKEVRENKIXTLFEKKSRTNGVVNGGLGSGSSTEDNTILNKVTAAGNNGLRGRIQIQESLQVSQPPQGPADTCWGRFLPVRSIKVLLVEDDDSTRHVVHALLRNCSYEVTAVSNGLQAWKILVDPESHIDLVLTEVAMPVLSGIGLLCKIMSHQSLKNIPVIMMSSHDSMGIVFNCLSKGAVDFLVKPVRRNELKILWQHVWRRCHSSSGSANESGTQPRKFAKSRSDDASENNSDSSDDNDYGSRGLSVQDGSDNGSGTQSSWTKCLAQVGSPRPVSPHKQPVDAPDSTCAQVTHTKPEKESHELIDHLDDVAMGKDLAMGISLNMQQKHPLEGLSSNPTGKGINKMSDIDGLQMNKGQSNVCKKGQPEYNCDQTRAQENQAMNVVDVTDSNSPQGESRDLNTPNGFSGFSQRKASSCFQQHPSLELTLKRLGEVRDVKSVSGDECSVLRHSDLSAFSKYNTASSANQAQTGNGESCSPLDNSFTPNADTIHNFPSHLRGTPPNQQFNGSNNSNDITSMNTYLGTKPEEFDKKPEYTIGIGSFNSSELQTVQNNGISSSQKKTSAAREEYAEMAKGQVRGSEQGFQVEHTRHQHHHYNHIAHQAAKDLRPDHDLSVKSSTKAAQQCISSNVRGPAETNAFDGNANESDHGSNGQEGSNTLTTKTINLENNHVIAASFEVEVGVVDRKNTMNVADEERTALREAALAKFRLKRKERCFEKKVRYHSRKKLAEQRPRIRGQFVRRTVSDTTEEKDKQNENLVSMDNSSDVPQ; encoded by the exons ATGGGAAAAGAGGTTCGGGAGAACAAAA ATACGCTTTTTGAAAAGAAGAGTCGAACTAATGGAGTAGTTAATGGAGGGCTAGGCTCTGGATCATCAACTGAAGATAACACAATACTTAATAAGGTGACTGCAGCTGGAAACAATGGCTTGAGAGGACGGATTCAAATCCAAGAGAGTTTGCAGGTTTCACAACCACCTCAAGGTCCAGCAGACACATGCTGGGGGAGATTTCTCCCTGTAAGATCGATAAAAGTTCTGCTGGTGGAAGATGATGATTCAACACGCCATGTTGTACATGCTCTGTTGCGGAATTGTAGTTATGAAG TCACTGCTGTTTCCAATGGTCTTCAAGCGTGGAAAATCCTAGTAGATCCAGAAAGTCACATTGACCTTGTCCTAACGGAGGTAGCTATGCCTGTTTTATCTGGAATAGGTCTTTTGTGCAAGATCATGAGCCACCAAAGTCTAAAGAATATCCCCGTGATCA TGATGTCCTCTCATGATTCTATGGGTATAGTCTTTAATTGTTTGTCAAAGGGCGCAGTTGATTTTTTAGTGAAACCTGTTCGGAGAAATGAACTTAAAATCCTGTGGCAGCATGTTTGGAGAAGATGCCACAGT TCTAGTGGTAGTGCGAATGAAAGTGGGACACAGCCCAGAAAATTTGCAAAGTCAAGAAGTGATGATGCATCTGAAAACAATAGTGATAGCAGTGATGACAATGACTATGGAAGCAGAGGTTTAAGTGTTCAAGATGGAAGTGACAATGGAAGTGGCACTCAG AGTTCATGGACTAAATGTCTAGCTCAAGTTGGCAGTCCTCGTCCAGTTTCACCTCATAAACAACCGGTTGATGCCCCTGATAGTACATGTGCCCAAGTGACGCATACAAAACCTGAAAAAGAGAGCCATGAACTGATTGATCATCTTG ATGACGTTGCAATGGGTAAAGACTTGGCTATGGGAATATCTTTGAATATGCAACAAAAGCATCCGCTTGAGGGTCTGTCAAGCAATCCAACCGGTAAAGGGATAAATAAGATGTCTGATATAGATGGTTTGCAGATGAATAAAGGACAAAGTAATGTCTGTAAAAAGGGACAACCAGAATACAACTGTGATCAAACCAGGGCGCAGGAAAATCAGGCTATGAATGTTGTTGATGTTACTGATAGCAACAGCCCCCAGGGTGAAAGTAGAGATTTGAACACTCCAAATGGGTTTTCTGGTTTCTCACAAAGAAAAGCAAGTTCTTGTTTCCAACAACACCCATCCCTTGAACTGACTTTGAAAAGGCTAGGTGAAGTAAGAGATGTTAAAAGTGTATCAGGTGATGAATGCAGTGTTTTGAGGCATTCAGATCTGTCAGCATTCTCAAA ATATAACACTGCTTCTTCTGCTAATCAG GCTCAAACTGGAAATGGAGAAAGCTGTTCCCCACTAGACAACAGCTTTACACCGAATGCAGACACAATACACAACTTTCCATCTCATTTAAGGGGCACTCCTCCAAATCAACAGTTTAATGGGAGCAACAATAGCAATGACATAACCTCCATGAATACATATCTTGGCACCAAACCTGAAGAATTTGACAAGAAGCCAGAGTACACAATTGGGATTGGCTCGTTTAATTCTTCTGAACTCCAAACTGTGCAGAACAATGGTATCTCTTCATCTCAGAAGAAAACTTCTGCTGCCAGGGAAGAATATGCAGAAATGGCTAAAGGACAAGTGCGGGGCTCTGAACAAGGATTCCAAGTCGAGCACACTCGCCATCAGCATCACCATTATAATCACATTGCCCACCAAGCTGCTAAAGATCTTCGACCAGACCATGATCTCTCAGTGAAAAGCTCGACCAAAGCTGCTCAGCAATGTATATCATCAAATGTGCGTGGACCAGCAGAAACTAACGCTTTTGATGGAAATGCTAATGAGAGTGATCATGGGAGTAACGGACAGGAGGGAAGCAATACCTTGACAACCAAAACGATAAATTTGGAAAACAACCATGTGATAGCTGCAAGCTTTGAAGTTGAAGTTGGTGTCGTTGATAGGAAAAACACCATGAATGTGGCAGATGAAGAACGAACTGCGTTGAGGGAAGCTGCCTTGGCAAAATTTCGActaaagagaaaagaaagatgcTTTGAGAAGAAG GTTCGATATCACAGCAGAAAAAAACTGGCAGAGCAGCGGCCACGTATAAGGGGACAATTTGTACGACGAACTGT GTCTGATACCACAGaagaaaaagataaacaaaacGAAAACTTGGTGTCTATGGATAATTCTAGCGATGTTCCGCAATAA